Proteins encoded within one genomic window of Natator depressus isolate rNatDep1 chromosome 1, rNatDep2.hap1, whole genome shotgun sequence:
- the SHROOM2 gene encoding protein Shroom2 isoform X4, translating into MLTIGRKRFFSQLTVSLQPPLSREQTCLLSGSPRQADTGFPEDNLGEQRAQLDQNLGHKWKASVRPFHTREPIVLSQESRGRSGTLPSDYRYSQENVNEKSKDCSLPLLTYSEPQTLQESHSCPLQGRGEESQWTELTLLNKRRGPAPQRPPPPKRDNKYRGQDNSTSLSTSSESLLAVPSKPIQSISPSSGEVITGYTQSPSAFNGKLKSAHPQGLQQTASTENVCQHLEEKAHLKSEPVLSSKYRYLQKPGMETSRSPSPQFAPQKLTDKPPVSVQDENPARIERVIDNNTTVKMVPIKIVHSESNAEKESRQNLVSTMEPPALPSGLEKDQIKTLSTSEQSYSRFCAYTRRGVEPEPESKTRLPDPQSAEALGNNLKDSDASIPVISYVKAKEKTFEDWKSEELAREIVGKDKSLADILDPNVKIKTTMDLMVGIFPKDEHLLEEAQQRRKLLPKVPSPKIAEEKKEEQGMPSAISLTTNSTYYSTSAPKAELLIKMKDMQEQQQQQQQSEEDSEDELDHDLSEKKQKLIDSISRKLQVLREARETLLEDIQANNALGDEVEAIVKEVCKPNEFDKFRMFIGDLDKVVNLLLSLSGRLARVENALNNLDENASPEERRTLVEKQKLLTQQHEDAKELKENLDRRERIVFDILANYLSEESLADYEHFVKMKSALIIEQRELEDKIKLGEEQLKCLTDSLQPERLR; encoded by the exons CTTCTTTTCTCAGCTCACAGTATCTCTCCAGCCTCCCCTAAGCAGAGAACAAACCTGCCTTCTTTCTGGGTCTCCGAG GCAAGCTGATACAGGATTCCCAGAAGATAACCTAGGAGAACAAAGGGCTCAGCTGGACCAAAATTTAGGACACAAATGGAAGGCATCTGTTAGACCATTTCACACAAGAGAACCTATTGTCTTGTCTCAGGAGAGCAGGGGAAGGTCCGGGACATTGCCCAGTGATTACAGATACTCCCAGGAAAACGTGAATGAGAAAAGCAAGGATTGCAGCTTGCCACTTCTCACTTATTCTGAGCCGCAGACATTGCAGGAGAGCCACTCCTGTCCGCTACaaggcagaggagaggaaagtcagTGGACAGAGCTGACGTTGCTGAACAAGAGACGTGGACCTGCCCCTCAGAGGCCTCCCCCACCCAAACGAGATAATAAATACAGGGGTCAGGACAATTCCACCTCACTCAGCACCTCTTCAGAATCACTCCTGGCAGTACCCAGCAAGCCCATTCAGTCCATTTCCCCCAGCTCTGGTGAGGTAATTACGGGTTATACTCAGAGTCCTTCAGCGTTCAATGGAAAACTAAAGAGCGCTCATCCTCAGGGGCTCCAGCAAACAGCATCCACAGAGAATGTGTGTCAGCACTTAGAAGAGAAAGCACATCTAAAATCTGAACCTGTATTGTCTTCAAAGTATCGCTACCTTCAGAAACCTGGAATGGAGACATCAAGGTCCCCTTCACCTCAGTTTGCTCCACAGAAGCTGACTGACAAGCCTCCTGTATCTGTCCAGGATGAGAACCCAGCAAG aattgaaAGAGTGATAGATAACAACACTACAGTAAAAATGGTTCCCATCAAGATAGTTCATTCTGAGAGCAATGCAGAGAAGGAAAGTCGCCAGAACCTCGTGAGCACCATGGAGCCTCCTGCCTTACCTAGTGGTTTGGAGAAGGACCAGATTAAAACACTCAGTACTTCTGAGCAATCCTACTCACGTTTCTGTGCTTACACAAGGCGGGGTGTAGAACCAGAGCCTGAGAGCAAAACCAGACTCCCTGACCCACAATCAGCCGAAGCACTTGGGAACAACTTGAAGGATAGTGATGCCTCCATCCCTGTAATCAGCTACGTGAAGGCCAAAGAGAAGACCTTTGAAGACTGGAAGTCTGAGGAACTAGCCAGAGAGATTGTGGGAAAAGATAAATCTCTAGCAGATATTTTGGATCCtaatgtgaaaataaaaactaCGATGGATCTGATGGTGGGAATCTTCCCTAAAGACGAACACCTCTTAGAAGAAGCTCAACAACGCAGAAAGCTCCTACCAAAAGTTCCTTCTCCAAAAATTGCAGAGGAAAA GAAAGAGGAGCAGGGCATGCCTTCTGCCATCTCCTTGACAACCAATTCCACTTACTACAGCACATCTGCACCAAAAGCAGAATTGCTGATTAAAATGAAGGAcatgcaggagcagcagcaacagcagcagcagagcgaAGAGGATTCTGAAGATGAGCTTGATCATGACTTGTCAGAAAAGAAG CAAAAACTCATTGACAGCATCAGTAGGAAGCTGCAGGTGCTGCGCGAAGCTCGGGAGACGCTCCTGGAAGACATCCAAGCAAACAATGCACTCGGAGATGAGGTGGAGGCTATTGTGAAAGAGGTCTGCAAACCTAATGAGTTTGACAAGTTCAGGATGTTCATCGGGGACCTGGACAAAGTGGTCAACCTGCTGCTGTCACTGTCGGGTCGACTGGCCAGGGTGGAAAATGCCCTGAATAACTTGGATGAAAATGCCTCTCCTGAGGAACGG CGGACATTGGTAGAGAAGCAGAAGCTGCTGACTCAGCAGCATGAAGATGCGAAAGAACTGAAGGAAAACCTGGACCGACGGGAGCGTATTGTCTTTGACATTTTGGCTAACTATCTAAGCGAAGAGAGCCTAGCAGATTATGAGCACTTTGTAAAGATGAAGTCAGCCCTTATCATTGAGCAGAGAGAGCTAGAGGACAAGATCAAGCTGGGGGAGGAGCAACTCAAGTGTCTGACGGACAGCCTCCAACCTGAAAGGCTCAGATAA
- the SHROOM2 gene encoding protein Shroom2 isoform X5, which translates to MLTIGRKRQADTGFPEDNLGEQRAQLDQNLGHKWKASVRPFHTREPIVLSQESRGRSGTLPSDYRYSQENVNEKSKDCSLPLLTYSEPQTLQESHSCPLQGRGEESQWTELTLLNKRRGPAPQRPPPPKRDNKYRGQDNSTSLSTSSESLLAVPSKPIQSISPSSGEVITGYTQSPSAFNGKLKSAHPQGLQQTASTENVCQHLEEKAHLKSEPVLSSKYRYLQKPGMETSRSPSPQFAPQKLTDKPPVSVQDENPARIERVIDNNTTVKMVPIKIVHSESNAEKESRQNLVSTMEPPALPSGLEKDQIKTLSTSEQSYSRFCAYTRRGVEPEPESKTRLPDPQSAEALGNNLKDSDASIPVISYVKAKEKTFEDWKSEELAREIVGKDKSLADILDPNVKIKTTMDLMVGIFPKDEHLLEEAQQRRKLLPKVPSPKIAEEKKEEQGMPSAISLTTNSTYYSTSAPKAELLIKMKDMQEQQQQQQQSEEDSEDELDHDLSEKKQKLIDSISRKLQVLREARETLLEDIQANNALGDEVEAIVKEVCKPNEFDKFRMFIGDLDKVVNLLLSLSGRLARVENALNNLDENASPEERRTLVEKQKLLTQQHEDAKELKENLDRRERIVFDILANYLSEESLADYEHFVKMKSALIIEQRELEDKIKLGEEQLKCLTDSLQPERLR; encoded by the exons GCAAGCTGATACAGGATTCCCAGAAGATAACCTAGGAGAACAAAGGGCTCAGCTGGACCAAAATTTAGGACACAAATGGAAGGCATCTGTTAGACCATTTCACACAAGAGAACCTATTGTCTTGTCTCAGGAGAGCAGGGGAAGGTCCGGGACATTGCCCAGTGATTACAGATACTCCCAGGAAAACGTGAATGAGAAAAGCAAGGATTGCAGCTTGCCACTTCTCACTTATTCTGAGCCGCAGACATTGCAGGAGAGCCACTCCTGTCCGCTACaaggcagaggagaggaaagtcagTGGACAGAGCTGACGTTGCTGAACAAGAGACGTGGACCTGCCCCTCAGAGGCCTCCCCCACCCAAACGAGATAATAAATACAGGGGTCAGGACAATTCCACCTCACTCAGCACCTCTTCAGAATCACTCCTGGCAGTACCCAGCAAGCCCATTCAGTCCATTTCCCCCAGCTCTGGTGAGGTAATTACGGGTTATACTCAGAGTCCTTCAGCGTTCAATGGAAAACTAAAGAGCGCTCATCCTCAGGGGCTCCAGCAAACAGCATCCACAGAGAATGTGTGTCAGCACTTAGAAGAGAAAGCACATCTAAAATCTGAACCTGTATTGTCTTCAAAGTATCGCTACCTTCAGAAACCTGGAATGGAGACATCAAGGTCCCCTTCACCTCAGTTTGCTCCACAGAAGCTGACTGACAAGCCTCCTGTATCTGTCCAGGATGAGAACCCAGCAAG aattgaaAGAGTGATAGATAACAACACTACAGTAAAAATGGTTCCCATCAAGATAGTTCATTCTGAGAGCAATGCAGAGAAGGAAAGTCGCCAGAACCTCGTGAGCACCATGGAGCCTCCTGCCTTACCTAGTGGTTTGGAGAAGGACCAGATTAAAACACTCAGTACTTCTGAGCAATCCTACTCACGTTTCTGTGCTTACACAAGGCGGGGTGTAGAACCAGAGCCTGAGAGCAAAACCAGACTCCCTGACCCACAATCAGCCGAAGCACTTGGGAACAACTTGAAGGATAGTGATGCCTCCATCCCTGTAATCAGCTACGTGAAGGCCAAAGAGAAGACCTTTGAAGACTGGAAGTCTGAGGAACTAGCCAGAGAGATTGTGGGAAAAGATAAATCTCTAGCAGATATTTTGGATCCtaatgtgaaaataaaaactaCGATGGATCTGATGGTGGGAATCTTCCCTAAAGACGAACACCTCTTAGAAGAAGCTCAACAACGCAGAAAGCTCCTACCAAAAGTTCCTTCTCCAAAAATTGCAGAGGAAAA GAAAGAGGAGCAGGGCATGCCTTCTGCCATCTCCTTGACAACCAATTCCACTTACTACAGCACATCTGCACCAAAAGCAGAATTGCTGATTAAAATGAAGGAcatgcaggagcagcagcaacagcagcagcagagcgaAGAGGATTCTGAAGATGAGCTTGATCATGACTTGTCAGAAAAGAAG CAAAAACTCATTGACAGCATCAGTAGGAAGCTGCAGGTGCTGCGCGAAGCTCGGGAGACGCTCCTGGAAGACATCCAAGCAAACAATGCACTCGGAGATGAGGTGGAGGCTATTGTGAAAGAGGTCTGCAAACCTAATGAGTTTGACAAGTTCAGGATGTTCATCGGGGACCTGGACAAAGTGGTCAACCTGCTGCTGTCACTGTCGGGTCGACTGGCCAGGGTGGAAAATGCCCTGAATAACTTGGATGAAAATGCCTCTCCTGAGGAACGG CGGACATTGGTAGAGAAGCAGAAGCTGCTGACTCAGCAGCATGAAGATGCGAAAGAACTGAAGGAAAACCTGGACCGACGGGAGCGTATTGTCTTTGACATTTTGGCTAACTATCTAAGCGAAGAGAGCCTAGCAGATTATGAGCACTTTGTAAAGATGAAGTCAGCCCTTATCATTGAGCAGAGAGAGCTAGAGGACAAGATCAAGCTGGGGGAGGAGCAACTCAAGTGTCTGACGGACAGCCTCCAACCTGAAAGGCTCAGATAA